The stretch of DNA GACAACTCCTAACGCATTCGAAACTTGGTTCACACAAACCAACTTCGTTTTATCCGTTAATAAATCATCTAATTTAGCAATGTCTAAAATTCCTTCAGCTGTTAAAGGAATGTATTTTAATTTTGCTCCTGTACGTTGCGTTACTAATTGCCAAGGCACAATATTCGAGTGATGTTCGATTTCAGTAATGATAATCTCATCATCAACCGTTAACAATTGACCAATTGTATTAGCAACTAAATTGATTGATTCTGTCGTTCCACGTGTGAAAATTACCTCGTGATCGTGTTTCGCATTGATAAATGCTTGAATCTTACGACGAGATTCTTCCATTAAATCCGTTGCTTCTTGACTTAGCGTATGAATACCACGGTGAACATTGGCATTGTATTTTTCGTAATATTGATCTAAAATATCCAATACTACTTTTGGTTTTTGAGAAGTCGCTCCATTATCGAAATATACTAATGGTTTCCCATTCACTTCACGATTTAAAATTGGAAATTGACTTCTTATATGTTGAATATCTAATGACATTTCTGTTACTTTTTTGATGGTTCAAAGTTACTCGATTTAGTCTAAATAAAAAAGTAAGTACCCAAGAACTGAATACTTACTTTTAAATATTATAATGTTTAGAAAAAACTTATTCTAAAAACTTTTGAATTAGAATTAATTTAATTCAAAGTCAATATCCACACCTAATTTAGCGGCGATCATATGATTCACAACGTCTTGTACTTGCTCAATTTCTACACGTTGTAAAGCATCCGATGCAAAAGCGTATAATAATAATGCTTTCGCTTCTTTCTTAGGAATACCACGTTGTTGCATATAGAATAACGAATCTTCTGCTAATTGACCAACAGTACATCCGTGAGAACATTTTACATCATCTGCAAAAATCTCTAACTGAGGTTTAGTGTTGATCGAAGCTGTATCAGATAATAATACGTTGTTATTTTGTTGGAACGCGTTTAATTTCTGTGCTTCTTTATGAACGTAAATTTTTCCGTTGAAAACACCTTCAGATTTACCGTCATAAATTCCTTTGTATAACTCGTGAGATTCACAGTTCGGGAAATTATGCTCAACAAATGTGTGGTGATCCACGTGTTGTTTGTTTTCAATCATTGTAATACCATCCATTACCGAATTACAGTTTTCTCCGTTTTGGAAGAAGTTTAAATTGTTACGAACCACTTTTCCTCCAAATGCAAATGTAAAGACGTGTGCACGAGAATCACGTTCTTGGTTGATGTAGGTATTATCAATTAAAGAAACATTATCAGTATCGTTTTGGAATTTGTATAAGTATAAATCAGCGTTTTTACCCACGTTAATTTCCGTTAATGCATTCGTTAAGTTTGCAGTTTCGTTTAAAGTCACGTGTTTTTCGATGATTTGAACTTTCGCTTGATCTCCAATTACAATTAAATTTCTTGGTTGTAATAAAGCTTCTTGCGTATTTCCAGTTGCGATGTATAATACTTCAATTGGTTTTTCTACGATTTTGTTTTTAGCAACTTGCACGAAGAAACCTTCAGTTGCATACGCGTTATTTAAAGCTACAAAAGCTTCGTTTTTTAACGCAATTTTACCGTAGAATTGCTCTACAACTTCTTGGTAAGAAGCATCTACTAAAACCTCACTTAAAGGCTTAATTGTCACTTCTTCTGAAGCGATAGAAGATAATGCTGCATCAAATTTACCGTTTACAAAAACAACTTTGTTCGAATCTAAGTTGTTTACAAATAAACCATTGATTGTTTCAGCATCAACAGTTGCTGCTTCAGCATTTAAAGTATAATCTACTTTAACTAAAGGTGCAACATTTGTATATTTCCATTCTTCGTCTTTACGTTTTGGGAAACCTTCATTATTGAAGATTTCAATCGCTTCCTTACGTAATCCATCAACAGTTGGATTCGTTTGGTTCGCTTCTAAAAACGCATTATGACGAGAAACTAAATTTTCTTTTAAATCAATCATCTTTTATTAGATTTTAGATTCTAGATTTTAGATGTGAGATTTTTGATTTGAGACGTAAGATTTAAGACTTAAGATTTATATAATCTTTTGCCATTTTTCTAATATCTCAATACTAATATCTCAATACTAAATACTAAAATAATTAGATTCCTGCCTCTTCTTTAACCCAGTCGTAACCTTTTTCTTCTAATTCTAAAGCTAATTCTTTACCTCCAGATTTGATGATTTTTCCGTCCGCTAAAACGTGAACGAAATCAGGAACGATGTAGTCTAATAAACGTTGGTAGTGCGTAATAACTAAAACTCCATTGTTTTCGTTTTTGAACGCGTTAACCCCTTCAGCAACGATACGTAAAGCATCGATATCTAATCCAGAATCAGTTTCATCTAAGATCGCTAATTTTGGGTTTAACATTAACATTTGGAAAATTTCGTTACGTTTTTTCTCACCTCCAGAGAAACCTTCGTTTAAAGAACGAGATAAGAAATCTTTTTTGATTCCTAATAAATCTGCTTTTTGACGAATTTCTTTTAACATTTCTGAAGCTCCCATTTCTTCTAAACCTTGTGCTTTACGCATTTCGTTGATAGAAGTTTTGATAAAGTTTGTTACAGAAACACCAGGAATTTCGATTGGATATTGGAAAGACATAAAAATACCTTTTTGTGCTCTTTCTTCTGGAGCTAACTCTAAGATAGATTCGTTGTCTAATTCAATTTCACCAGCAGTAACTTCGTAATCTTCTCTACCTGTGATTACATTAGATAAAGTTGATTTACCAGCACCATTAGGTCCCATGATGGCGTGAACCTCACCTGGATTAATTTGTAAGTTTAATCCTTTTAAAATTTCGCGCTCTTCGATACGAGCGTGTAAGTCTTGTATATTTAATAACATTTTTATTCAGATTTGAGATTTGAGATGTCAGATTTTAGATTTGACTATCTTTCAATCTATATATTATTGTTAATTTCTAACTACTAAATTCTAACTTCTAGTTTCTAAAAATTACCCCACAGAACCTTCTAATGAGATTTCTAATAATTTTTTAGCCTCTACAGCAAACTCCATTGGTAATTTATCCAATACCTCGCGGCTAAAACCGTTTACAATTAAAGCAATTGCTTTTTCTGTATCGATACCACGTTGATTACAATAGAATAATTGATCTTCACCAATTTTTGAAGTTGTTGCTTCGTGTTCTAATTGAGCCGTTTTGTTCTCAATTTCGATGTAAGGGAAAGTATGAGCACCACATTCGTTACCCATTAATAATGAATCACACTGAGAGAAGTTACGCGCTCCTTCAGCACCTTTCATTACTTTCACTAAACCACGGTAAGAGTTTTGTGATTTACCAGCAGAAATACCTTTTGAAATAATAGTCGATTTGGTATTCTTACCGATATGAACCATTTTCGTTCCAGTATCTGCTTGTTGGTAATTGTTTGTTACAGCAATTGAGTAGAACTCACCAACTGAATTATCACCTTTTAAGATACAAGATGGATATTTCCAAGTTACAGCAGAACCTGTTTCAACTTGTGTCCAAGAAACTTTTGCGTTTTTTTCACAAACCGCACGCTTAGTTACAAAGTTGAATACACCTCCTTTTCCAGATTCATCACCTGGGAACCAGTTTTGAACTGTAGAATATTTAATTTCAGCGTCATCTAAAATGATCAACTCAACTACCGCAGCGTGTAATTGATTTTCATCACGCATTGGCGCTGTACATCCTTCTAAGTAAGACACATAAGAACCTTCATCAGCGATTAATAATGTACGCTCAAATTGTCCTGTACCAGCAGAGTTGATACGGAAATACGTTGATAATTCCATTGGACAACGCACCCCTTTTGGAATATAACAGAACGAACCATCTGAGAAAACCGCTGAATTTAAAGCAGCATAGAAGTTATCTGTTGGTGGAACTACTTTACCGATGTATTTTTTCACTAATTCTGGATGCTCTTTAATCGCCTCAGAAATTGAACAGAAAATAATTCCTTTTTCTGCTAATGTTTCACGGAAAGTTGTTTTAACGGATACAGAATCAAAAACCACATCGATAGCAACTCCAGTTAAACGTTTTTGTTCGTCTAATGAAATTCCTAATTTTTCGAATGTCTTTAATAATTCAGGATCAACTTCGTCTAAACTTGCTA from Faecalibacter sp. LW9 encodes:
- the sufD gene encoding Fe-S cluster assembly protein SufD, which produces MIDLKENLVSRHNAFLEANQTNPTVDGLRKEAIEIFNNEGFPKRKDEEWKYTNVAPLVKVDYTLNAEAATVDAETINGLFVNNLDSNKVVFVNGKFDAALSSIASEEVTIKPLSEVLVDASYQEVVEQFYGKIALKNEAFVALNNAYATEGFFVQVAKNKIVEKPIEVLYIATGNTQEALLQPRNLIVIGDQAKVQIIEKHVTLNETANLTNALTEINVGKNADLYLYKFQNDTDNVSLIDNTYINQERDSRAHVFTFAFGGKVVRNNLNFFQNGENCNSVMDGITMIENKQHVDHHTFVEHNFPNCESHELYKGIYDGKSEGVFNGKIYVHKEAQKLNAFQQNNNVLLSDTASINTKPQLEIFADDVKCSHGCTVGQLAEDSLFYMQQRGIPKKEAKALLLYAFASDALQRVEIEQVQDVVNHMIAAKLGVDIDFELN
- the sufC gene encoding Fe-S cluster assembly ATPase SufC, translated to MLLNIQDLHARIEEREILKGLNLQINPGEVHAIMGPNGAGKSTLSNVITGREDYEVTAGEIELDNESILELAPEERAQKGIFMSFQYPIEIPGVSVTNFIKTSINEMRKAQGLEEMGASEMLKEIRQKADLLGIKKDFLSRSLNEGFSGGEKKRNEIFQMLMLNPKLAILDETDSGLDIDALRIVAEGVNAFKNENNGVLVITHYQRLLDYIVPDFVHVLADGKIIKSGGKELALELEEKGYDWVKEEAGI
- the sufB gene encoding Fe-S cluster assembly protein SufB — encoded protein: MSNTKYTEDDLREDLASQKQYEFGWTTEMEYEEFPVGLNEDIVRAISAKKEEPEWMTEWRLEAFRAWEKMEEPEWANVNYEKPDFQAIQYYAAPKPKKELASLDEVDPELLKTFEKLGISLDEQKRLTGVAIDVVFDSVSVKTTFRETLAEKGIIFCSISEAIKEHPELVKKYIGKVVPPTDNFYAALNSAVFSDGSFCYIPKGVRCPMELSTYFRINSAGTGQFERTLLIADEGSYVSYLEGCTAPMRDENQLHAAVVELIILDDAEIKYSTVQNWFPGDESGKGGVFNFVTKRAVCEKNAKVSWTQVETGSAVTWKYPSCILKGDNSVGEFYSIAVTNNYQQADTGTKMVHIGKNTKSTIISKGISAGKSQNSYRGLVKVMKGAEGARNFSQCDSLLMGNECGAHTFPYIEIENKTAQLEHEATTSKIGEDQLFYCNQRGIDTEKAIALIVNGFSREVLDKLPMEFAVEAKKLLEISLEGSVG